Proteins encoded by one window of Fischerella sp. PCC 9605:
- the cbiD gene encoding cobalt-precorrin-5B (C(1))-methyltransferase CbiD, translating into MARTGYTLPVFAVAAAKAAFMHLGANIESHLRVEIDLLPGKAEISVLQVAMLEPESALAITLSDPGDNLDLTRNTPIWAWVRLSQRQSQALILEAGEGLGKTISGEAAIYSYARRLFDANLLPLIPPDQTATVSIILPEGRQLAQRTSNEAFGIVEGLALLGTSGISQPLSAADHLEELRLQLQAKVKDSSDLVFCIGSNGMQVAQRLGIPESAIVQTGNWIGAMLVEAGLTHANSVLLLGYQGKLIKLAGGIFNVSSHLADAKLEIIGAAVIAAGGDLEAVRTVLDAKTADAAHQKLMEFGVAESVFEILADKISHKATAYVQKYANVALKVGTVLFNRKGDIISQDSQAKELLRKQA; encoded by the coding sequence ATGGCTCGTACTGGTTATACTCTGCCAGTTTTTGCAGTAGCCGCCGCTAAGGCTGCTTTCATGCACCTGGGTGCAAACATAGAATCTCATTTACGTGTTGAGATTGACCTTCTTCCGGGAAAAGCAGAGATTTCTGTTTTACAAGTAGCGATGCTAGAACCTGAAAGTGCCCTAGCAATCACGCTTAGCGATCCAGGCGATAATCTAGATTTAACTCGTAACACACCCATTTGGGCTTGGGTGAGGTTATCACAGAGGCAGTCCCAAGCTTTGATTTTGGAAGCTGGCGAGGGGTTGGGAAAAACAATCTCTGGAGAAGCAGCGATTTACAGCTACGCCCGTCGCCTATTCGATGCCAATTTACTCCCACTCATTCCTCCAGACCAAACAGCAACAGTGTCGATTATTCTTCCTGAAGGTCGTCAGTTAGCACAACGCACTTCTAATGAAGCTTTTGGGATTGTGGAGGGACTGGCACTGTTAGGAACAAGTGGAATTTCTCAACCCCTGTCTGCCGCTGACCACTTGGAAGAATTACGTCTGCAATTGCAAGCTAAAGTCAAAGATAGTTCTGATTTGGTGTTTTGCATTGGTAGCAACGGTATGCAAGTAGCACAACGTTTAGGCATACCAGAGTCGGCTATTGTTCAAACTGGTAACTGGATTGGTGCAATGCTTGTAGAAGCTGGACTAACCCATGCAAATTCTGTCTTGCTATTGGGATACCAGGGCAAACTGATTAAATTAGCAGGTGGCATTTTCAATGTTTCCAGTCATCTAGCAGATGCCAAATTAGAAATTATTGGTGCCGCTGTGATTGCAGCTGGGGGTGATTTAGAAGCTGTGCGAACTGTTTTAGATGCCAAGACTGCGGATGCAGCACACCAAAAATTGATGGAATTTGGAGTAGCAGAATCTGTATTCGAGATACTGGCTGACAAAATTAGTCATAAAGCTACAGCTTATGTGCAGAAATATGCAAATGTTGCCTTAAAGGTTGGTACTGTTTTATTTAATCGTAAAGGTGATATTATCAGCCAAGACTCGCAAGCAAAAGAACTTTTACGGAAACAAGCCTAA
- a CDS encoding Hsp20/alpha crystallin family protein has translation MASEDWQILQPMHIVQQCLNNVMSNLDWHDYISSLWLNDRAYNRIPIFMIFETKSEIIFSAMIPCVVADSLDVQVTDEVVLIRGEQLKSAKDDEYYKLEFGSSQFQTIIPLPRLIQSQTAIAKLKNNILTLVALPKTSRSRRPVKVQILNS, from the coding sequence ATGGCTTCAGAGGATTGGCAAATTTTACAACCAATGCATATTGTGCAGCAGTGCCTAAACAATGTCATGAGTAACTTGGATTGGCATGACTATATTTCATCATTGTGGTTGAACGATCGCGCATATAATCGCATACCGATATTTATGATTTTTGAAACAAAGTCAGAAATCATTTTCAGTGCGATGATTCCTTGTGTAGTGGCTGATAGTCTGGATGTTCAAGTCACCGATGAGGTAGTTTTGATCAGAGGAGAGCAGCTTAAATCAGCAAAAGATGACGAATACTATAAATTAGAATTTGGCAGTAGTCAATTTCAAACCATTATTCCCTTGCCAAGATTAATTCAATCCCAAACTGCGATCGCGAAATTAAAAAACAATATTCTCACCTTAGTTGCCCTTCCGAAAACATCGCGATCGCGTCGTCCAGTTAAAGTTCAAATTCTTAACTCTTGA
- a CDS encoding response regulator codes for MKILLIEDHQCTASTLSKLLVDHNYVVDATNDGETGLRLAKAYDYNLILLDVLLPGLDGISICRQLRSEGYEVPILMLTALDSSTDRVMGLDAGADDYVIKPFDFLELIARVRALLRRGRTILAEELTWENLKLDLKIREVTYNEKRLHLTPREYGLLELLLRNPQRIFSRSAILDLVWPEGEFPGEEAVTTQIKGLRRKLKAAGMNKDLIETVYGLGYRLKEEREKTGNEDIGKLTIENSKLKIQKFDPFPITPSPHHPITPPSQSRIEAETEVMAVVAKMREEFKNSLSEQIELFEQAIALLANGTLDNTLRQKATAEVHRLIGSLGSLGLPEGSKVVRQIEQLLQNQTDADRSVALQIKELVDLLWQVVVKGQGEDGEMGRNEQFKIQNYSPTPPLSHSPRRAMARLCISSHSPTPPLSHSSPRLLVIDDDTVLTEHLKIEGMAWGLQVEVVTNLTSAWKVIAGNPPDIILLDLTFPSTTENGLTLLAELTKQKPEIPVVVFTAQSQLSLRLEVARLGADTFLHKPMLADRILQTVIKVLNQTQEVEAKVMVVDDEPEILNVLSVLLSSWGLRVTTLENSQRFWETLEASAPNLLILDVNMPHFSGLDLCQVVRNDSRWGGIPILFLSAHTDIETVSRVFAMGADDYVSKPIVKTELVSRVLNRLQRVQTRYRLANFPAKVLTRNFQNPVN; via the coding sequence ATGAAAATTTTACTAATAGAAGATCATCAATGTACCGCTTCAACACTTTCTAAATTACTCGTTGACCATAATTATGTGGTAGATGCCACAAACGACGGTGAAACTGGGCTGAGGTTAGCAAAAGCATATGACTATAACCTGATATTGCTGGATGTGCTTCTGCCTGGGCTGGATGGTATTAGCATTTGTCGCCAACTCCGTAGCGAAGGTTATGAAGTGCCAATTCTCATGCTAACTGCTCTAGACAGTAGCACAGATCGAGTTATGGGTTTAGATGCTGGCGCAGATGATTATGTAATCAAACCTTTTGATTTTTTAGAGTTAATTGCTAGAGTACGTGCTCTACTGCGACGTGGGAGGACTATATTAGCTGAGGAACTTACCTGGGAAAACTTAAAATTGGATCTGAAAATTAGGGAAGTTACCTACAACGAGAAACGTCTGCACCTCACCCCGAGAGAGTATGGTTTACTGGAACTTCTGCTAAGAAATCCTCAGCGGATTTTCAGTCGCAGTGCCATACTAGACCTTGTCTGGCCTGAGGGCGAATTTCCAGGAGAAGAAGCTGTTACAACTCAAATTAAGGGCTTGCGAAGAAAGCTAAAAGCAGCTGGCATGAACAAAGATTTGATTGAGACAGTTTATGGATTGGGCTATCGTCTGAAAGAGGAAAGGGAGAAGACGGGAAACGAAGACATAGGGAAATTAACAATTGAAAATTCAAAATTAAAAATACAAAAATTCGATCCATTCCCCATCACCCCATCACCCCATCACCCCATCACCCCACCTTCTCAATCCCGCATAGAAGCCGAAACAGAGGTTATGGCTGTAGTTGCAAAGATGAGAGAAGAATTTAAAAATAGTCTCAGCGAACAGATTGAATTATTTGAGCAGGCGATCGCTCTCCTTGCCAATGGAACCCTCGATAATACACTGCGTCAAAAAGCAACAGCAGAGGTGCATCGCTTAATTGGTTCACTGGGGTCTTTGGGCTTGCCAGAAGGCTCAAAGGTGGTACGGCAAATTGAGCAGTTACTCCAGAATCAGACAGATGCGGATCGCAGTGTAGCACTACAGATAAAAGAATTGGTGGATTTACTGTGGCAAGTTGTGGTGAAAGGACAAGGGGAAGATGGGGAGATGGGGAGAAATGAACAATTCAAAATTCAAAATTACTCTCCCACTCCCCCACTCTCCCACTCTCCCAGACGCGCCATGGCGCGTCTCTGCATTTCCTCCCACTCCCCCACTCCCCCACTCTCCCACTCCTCACCTCGACTACTGGTAATCGATGATGACACAGTGCTGACCGAACATTTGAAGATAGAGGGAATGGCTTGGGGCTTGCAGGTTGAGGTAGTAACAAATTTAACTTCTGCTTGGAAAGTAATTGCTGGCAATCCTCCTGATATCATTCTGCTAGACCTCACCTTTCCCAGCACAACAGAAAATGGACTAACGCTGCTAGCAGAACTAACTAAGCAAAAACCTGAAATTCCAGTTGTGGTATTTACCGCCCAGAGTCAGTTGAGTCTCAGATTGGAAGTGGCTCGTCTGGGAGCGGATACTTTTTTACACAAACCGATGCTTGCCGATCGCATTCTCCAAACAGTCATTAAGGTACTAAATCAGACTCAGGAAGTGGAAGCTAAAGTGATGGTGGTGGATGATGAACCTGAGATATTAAATGTCCTGTCTGTCCTCCTGTCATCCTGGGGACTTCGGGTAACGACTTTGGAAAATAGCCAACGTTTCTGGGAAACTCTGGAAGCTTCTGCTCCCAATCTGTTGATTTTAGATGTAAATATGCCTCATTTCAGTGGACTAGATCTGTGCCAGGTGGTGCGTAATGATTCCCGTTGGGGTGGGATACCAATACTGTTTTTATCTGCTCACACGGATATAGAAACTGTATCCAGGGTGTTTGCTATGGGCGCAGATGACTATGTGAGTAAACCAATTGTCAAGACAGAACTAGTCTCACGCGTGCTGAATCGATTGCAGCGGGTGCAAACGCGGTACAGACTGGCGAATTTTCCAGCAAAGGTTTTAACCCGAAATTTCCAAAATCCCGTTAATTGA
- a CDS encoding ArnT family glycosyltransferase: MTIRAFDQLLNNIGKRPALAVMLSILWLILIGGIAFFWHLGSIGLIDETEPLFAEASRQMYVTGDWITPFFNGETRFDKPALIYWCQAIAYSILGVNEWAVRLPSAIAAMGVISLAFYTVQWHLSREDALKQASYPPRRWFTACLVAAIMALSPEMIVWGRTGVSDMLLTGCIASALLCFFLGYAIGDKGQGIGDRGQGGQEGLGRNSPSSSPDSRSPIPNPQSPIPNNWYLACYVLIAGGILTKGPVGIVLPGLIIGVFLLYLGKLREVVREMRLLLGMLIILGLSLPWYVLVIWRNGWNFINAFFGYHNIERFTEVVNGHTAPWYFYFLVVLLGFAPYSVYLPLSMARLKFWQRKYWRSQERSQQLGLFAFFWFVSIFGFFTIAVTKLPSYVLPLMPAAAILVGLLWSDLLGGVGEWRSGRVGARGPLWGWGLWGSRRNSELFISPHLPLSPSSLLWTGWINVVFISAIAVALFYVPQLIGIDPAAPQFRQLLQQSGLTALGGIIWLVCAVILATLLLRRRWRFLIGVNMVAFAAFLIFVLTPALFLVDQERQLPLRELSAIAVQTQKPGEELVMVGFKKPTVVFYTQRPVTFIKMTAAGGEYIRSQAVNKTQPASILVLAQPKKFPEMGLHSSDYQSLGKSGAYELIRLPLIR; this comes from the coding sequence ATGACGATTCGTGCTTTTGACCAGTTGTTAAATAATATTGGCAAGCGTCCAGCCCTTGCTGTGATGCTGTCGATTTTGTGGTTAATTTTGATTGGTGGGATCGCATTCTTTTGGCATTTAGGCAGTATTGGCTTGATCGATGAAACAGAACCACTGTTTGCCGAAGCTTCCCGCCAAATGTACGTTACGGGTGATTGGATCACACCGTTTTTTAATGGCGAAACTCGTTTCGATAAACCTGCTTTGATTTACTGGTGTCAGGCGATCGCCTATTCTATTTTAGGCGTGAATGAGTGGGCGGTACGTCTTCCCAGTGCGATCGCGGCGATGGGGGTAATTAGCTTAGCTTTCTATACTGTGCAGTGGCACTTGTCAAGAGAAGATGCCCTCAAACAAGCTTCTTATCCTCCCAGACGTTGGTTCACAGCTTGTTTGGTAGCCGCTATTATGGCACTCAGTCCCGAAATGATTGTTTGGGGAAGAACGGGTGTCTCAGATATGCTGTTGACTGGTTGTATAGCATCAGCTTTGTTGTGCTTTTTTCTGGGATATGCAATAGGGGATAAGGGACAGGGGATAGGGGACAGGGGACAAGGAGGACAAGAGGGACTAGGGAGAAATTCTCCTTCGTCTTCTCCCGATTCCCGATCCCCGATCCCTAATCCCCAATCCCCAATCCCTAATAATTGGTATTTGGCCTGTTACGTACTAATTGCTGGTGGAATTTTGACCAAAGGCCCGGTGGGAATAGTCTTACCAGGGTTAATTATTGGTGTATTTCTGCTTTACCTGGGTAAATTGCGAGAGGTTGTGCGGGAAATGCGCCTTCTTTTGGGTATGCTGATTATCTTGGGCTTATCACTGCCTTGGTATGTGCTAGTGATTTGGCGCAATGGCTGGAATTTTATTAACGCCTTTTTTGGCTACCACAACATAGAGCGCTTTACAGAAGTAGTCAACGGTCACACAGCTCCTTGGTATTTTTATTTTCTAGTAGTATTGCTGGGTTTTGCTCCATACTCAGTTTATTTGCCGCTGTCAATGGCGCGGTTAAAATTTTGGCAGCGCAAGTACTGGCGTTCTCAAGAACGTTCGCAGCAACTTGGTTTATTTGCATTTTTCTGGTTTGTTAGTATCTTTGGCTTTTTCACCATTGCTGTCACTAAACTTCCCAGCTACGTTTTACCCTTAATGCCAGCAGCAGCTATTCTCGTGGGACTATTGTGGAGTGACCTCTTGGGAGGAGTGGGAGAGTGGAGGAGTGGGAGAGTGGGGGCTAGGGGTCCCCTCTGGGGTTGGGGGCTGTGGGGGAGTAGGAGAAATTCTGAATTGTTCATTTCTCCCCATCTCCCCCTCTCCCCCTCCTCCCTCCTCTGGACTGGCTGGATAAATGTGGTGTTTATATCAGCGATCGCAGTAGCACTGTTTTACGTACCTCAGTTAATAGGTATAGATCCTGCTGCTCCTCAATTCCGTCAACTACTGCAACAGTCGGGTTTAACAGCTTTGGGGGGAATTATCTGGTTAGTTTGTGCGGTAATCTTGGCAACCTTACTACTGCGTCGCCGTTGGCGTTTTTTAATCGGTGTGAATATGGTAGCATTTGCAGCATTTTTGATTTTTGTTCTGACTCCGGCTTTATTTTTAGTAGACCAAGAACGTCAATTACCTTTACGAGAATTATCGGCGATCGCTGTACAAACTCAAAAACCAGGTGAAGAATTGGTTATGGTTGGTTTCAAAAAACCTACAGTTGTTTTTTACACTCAACGTCCTGTAACTTTCATAAAAATGACGGCAGCAGGGGGAGAATATATCAGAAGTCAGGCAGTTAATAAAACACAGCCTGCTTCGATATTAGTCCTGGCTCAGCCGAAAAAGTTTCCAGAAATGGGCTTGCACTCATCTGATTATCAAAGTTTGGGAAAAAGTGGTGCTTATGAATTAATTAGATTACCTTTGATTAGGTAG
- a CDS encoding hybrid sensor histidine kinase/response regulator, which translates to MNKITQTVLLVDDCLEDRETYRRYLLRDKQHTYRILEAATGQEALLLCQQQFPDVIVIDYLLPDMDGLEFLNSLKTLFGQKNLPVIILTGRGNEQIAVQAMKSGAAEYLVKKHTTPVSFHLAVQNVLEKTRLNRQLLESEGRFQATFNQAAVGIAHVGLDGQWLLVNQKLCDIVGYSREELLTLTFQDITHPDELNLDLEYVVRMLTGEIQTYSLEKRYIRKDNTYIWINLTVSLVRQGCGEPQYFISVVQDISDRKQAQAALQQANSDLERRVQERTSELQQANHELQLTLEELAKSRQAIELERQHYQDLFEFAPDGYLVTDTWGNIREANRAAATLLSIQQQRLIGKPLLVFIAEPERKGFGTRLVQLQEMQGWEVYLQPRKGDPFPAMIAVSNIHDKQGQQVGWRWLLRDISDRKQAESALKESQRWLQAVIQASPNVLYIYDLIEQRGVYNNSELYSILGYRPEEVQQMGTAVISQLMHPEDITAFREYIKVFDTAKDGEIFEFEYRMQHKNGEWRWMFSRDSVFMRTYDGKPKQILGAATDISDRKRAEEALKASEAKLNAVLDSVNAGICFFRVYSDQTLKYEYCSPGCEKIFGYTAAEFMADTKLWWSRIVPEDIETILLPGFQEIFAERPIAVEYRFFHKDGSLRWNSESVTSRRDKAADCWLVTSVVIDITAHKQAEEALRNSEERWQLALKGNNDGIWDHDLKTNQHFLSPRCREILGYLDRELNDFGEWSKRIHPDDLDAMMGAFQAHVHRQTQHYVAEYRMQCKDGSYKWILSRGQALWDEAGNPTRMVGSITDIDDRKRTEAELRQQKEILQTIFDRIPVMVILFDRNGQIQLANRELEKVLGWSQAELKEKGSNILTECYPNPEDLQKALDQIQAATGKWQDFKTRTADGRVIDTSWADVRLSDGSKIGIGQDISDRKQAEEELRRLSAALEIRVQERTQELQESEERFRSAFDNAVNGMALVSPNGHWLKVNASLCKMLDYTEQEFLNDLTVEKITHPDDIERNLNLIRQILAGEISRIQIEKRYLHKHGDIVWVICSASLVRDSQGKPLYLVVQIQDITERRAIDKMKNEFISLVSHELRTPLASIRGSLGLLAAGVLDNEPKAAKQMLEIAASESERLVRLVNDILDLERLEANKIRLNQQWCDAADLIQQAMETLRPLAEENNITISLLPSRVQIWVDQDRIIQTLVNLLSNAIKFSPAETVVTISVQDQADRVLFKVKDQGRGIPADKLESIFGRFQQIDVSDSRQKGGTGLGLAICRKIVQQHGGRIWAESIFGKGSTFYFTLPIPLE; encoded by the coding sequence ATGAATAAAATTACACAAACAGTTTTGCTTGTTGATGACTGCCTGGAAGACCGAGAAACCTATCGTCGCTACCTACTACGGGATAAGCAACACACCTACAGAATTTTAGAGGCTGCGACTGGGCAAGAGGCGCTCTTATTGTGTCAGCAGCAATTTCCGGACGTGATTGTAATAGATTATCTGCTGCCAGATATGGATGGGCTGGAGTTTCTCAACAGTTTGAAGACTCTGTTTGGTCAAAAAAACCTTCCAGTCATCATACTAACGGGTCGGGGAAATGAACAGATAGCAGTACAGGCGATGAAAAGTGGTGCCGCTGAATACTTGGTTAAAAAACATACAACGCCAGTGAGTTTCCATCTTGCAGTTCAAAATGTATTAGAAAAAACTCGGCTAAATAGGCAACTTCTTGAGAGCGAAGGACGTTTCCAAGCTACATTTAACCAAGCAGCTGTTGGTATCGCCCATGTAGGACTAGATGGACAATGGTTGCTGGTGAACCAGAAACTTTGCGACATTGTGGGTTATAGTCGCGAGGAACTGCTAACGCTAACTTTCCAAGACATAACACATCCCGATGAATTAAATCTCGATTTAGAGTACGTTGTCCGGATGTTGACTGGTGAAATTCAAACGTATTCGCTAGAAAAACGTTATATTCGTAAAGATAATACCTATATTTGGATTAATTTAACTGTTTCTCTAGTTCGCCAAGGATGTGGTGAGCCTCAATATTTTATCTCTGTTGTTCAAGATATTAGCGATCGCAAGCAGGCTCAAGCAGCACTGCAACAAGCTAACTCAGACTTAGAAAGACGAGTACAAGAGCGAACCAGCGAACTCCAGCAAGCCAACCACGAATTGCAACTAACCCTGGAAGAACTGGCTAAAAGCCGTCAAGCAATAGAATTAGAACGTCAGCATTACCAAGATTTGTTCGAGTTCGCTCCGGATGGATACTTAGTAACTGATACTTGGGGAAATATCCGAGAAGCAAACCGTGCAGCAGCCACCTTACTTTCCATACAACAGCAGCGTTTAATCGGCAAACCACTGCTCGTCTTTATTGCTGAGCCAGAACGCAAGGGCTTTGGGACTCGATTAGTGCAGTTGCAGGAGATGCAAGGCTGGGAAGTTTACCTACAGCCACGCAAAGGAGATCCTTTCCCTGCGATGATCGCTGTGAGTAATATACATGACAAACAGGGTCAGCAAGTGGGCTGGCGCTGGCTGCTCCGCGACATCAGCGATCGCAAACAGGCAGAGTCAGCACTCAAAGAAAGCCAGCGTTGGTTGCAAGCAGTCATTCAGGCTAGTCCCAATGTTTTGTACATTTATGACTTGATCGAACAGCGGGGTGTCTACAACAACTCTGAACTCTATTCTATTCTTGGCTACAGACCAGAAGAAGTGCAACAAATGGGAACAGCAGTTATTTCCCAACTCATGCATCCTGAGGATATTACGGCTTTTCGGGAATATATCAAAGTATTTGATACAGCCAAAGATGGCGAAATATTTGAGTTTGAGTATCGAATGCAGCATAAAAACGGTGAATGGCGGTGGATGTTCAGCCGTGATAGTGTATTCATGAGAACATATGATGGCAAACCCAAGCAGATTTTGGGTGCAGCTACTGATATTAGCGATCGCAAACGAGCAGAAGAAGCCCTAAAAGCCTCGGAAGCCAAGCTCAATGCTGTGCTTGACAGTGTGAATGCCGGCATTTGCTTTTTCCGGGTTTACTCAGATCAAACATTGAAATATGAATACTGCTCTCCTGGCTGTGAGAAGATTTTTGGTTACACAGCAGCAGAGTTCATGGCAGACACAAAGCTTTGGTGGTCACGAATTGTACCTGAAGACATAGAAACAATTTTGTTACCAGGCTTTCAGGAAATATTTGCAGAACGTCCGATCGCAGTGGAGTATAGATTTTTTCACAAAGACGGCTCGTTGCGTTGGAACTCAGAAAGCGTCACTTCTCGACGAGACAAAGCCGCAGACTGCTGGCTAGTTACCAGTGTGGTGATAGATATCACTGCTCACAAGCAGGCAGAAGAGGCTCTGAGAAACAGCGAAGAACGCTGGCAGTTAGCTCTCAAAGGTAACAACGATGGCATTTGGGATCATGACCTGAAAACCAATCAACACTTCCTTTCTCCCAGATGTAGGGAGATTTTGGGGTATCTTGATCGTGAATTGAATGATTTTGGTGAATGGAGCAAGCGTATACACCCCGATGATCTCGACGCAATGATGGGTGCTTTCCAAGCTCATGTGCATCGCCAAACCCAGCACTACGTTGCCGAATACCGAATGCAGTGCAAGGATGGCAGCTACAAATGGATTCTATCGCGGGGGCAAGCACTTTGGGACGAAGCAGGAAACCCGACGCGAATGGTTGGCTCGATCACCGACATTGACGATCGCAAGCGCACAGAAGCAGAACTCAGACAACAGAAAGAAATTCTGCAAACCATATTCGATCGCATTCCCGTGATGGTGATTTTATTTGATCGCAATGGTCAAATTCAGTTGGCTAACCGAGAACTGGAAAAGGTTCTTGGTTGGTCACAAGCAGAATTAAAAGAAAAAGGGAGCAACATACTAACTGAGTGTTACCCAAATCCAGAAGATCTTCAGAAAGCGTTGGATCAAATCCAGGCAGCTACAGGAAAATGGCAGGACTTTAAAACTCGAACTGCTGATGGACGAGTGATAGATACTTCCTGGGCAGATGTGCGCCTATCCGATGGGAGCAAAATTGGCATTGGGCAAGATATTAGCGATCGCAAGCAAGCAGAAGAGGAACTTAGACGACTCAGTGCAGCTTTAGAAATTCGCGTACAAGAGCGGACACAGGAATTACAGGAAAGCGAAGAACGCTTTCGCAGTGCCTTTGACAACGCCGTGAATGGCATGGCTTTAGTCAGTCCCAATGGTCACTGGTTAAAAGTCAATGCCTCCCTATGCAAAATGTTAGATTACACAGAACAGGAATTTCTCAATGATCTGACTGTGGAGAAAATTACCCATCCAGATGACATCGAGAGGAACCTTAACCTTATACGCCAAATCTTAGCAGGCGAAATTTCTCGAATCCAAATCGAGAAACGCTACCTCCACAAGCATGGTGACATCGTTTGGGTAATTTGCAGTGCTTCCCTAGTGCGAGATAGTCAAGGTAAACCATTATACTTAGTCGTACAAATTCAAGATATTACTGAACGTCGGGCAATTGACAAAATGAAAAACGAGTTCATCTCACTTGTCAGCCATGAACTGCGAACGCCCCTTGCCTCTATTCGCGGCTCTCTAGGATTACTCGCTGCTGGGGTACTCGACAACGAACCAAAAGCAGCTAAACAAATGTTGGAGATTGCTGCAAGCGAGTCGGAGCGCTTAGTACGGTTGGTGAATGACATTCTTGACCTAGAGCGGCTAGAAGCAAACAAAATCAGGTTAAATCAACAGTGGTGTGATGCTGCCGATCTCATACAACAAGCAATGGAAACTTTGCGACCCCTAGCTGAGGAAAACAACATCACCATTTCCCTTTTACCTTCGAGAGTACAGATATGGGTCGATCAGGATCGAATTATTCAAACACTAGTAAATTTACTGAGTAACGCCATTAAATTTTCGCCAGCAGAAACTGTGGTTACAATCAGTGTTCAAGACCAAGCCGACCGAGTTCTGTTTAAAGTCAAAGACCAAGGCAGAGGCATCCCTGCTGACAAACTAGAAAGTATCTTTGGCAGATTCCAACAAATTGATGTCTCAGACTCCCGTCAAAAGGGAGGAACAGGGCTAGGACTGGCTATCTGCCGCAAAATTGTCCAACAGCACGGAGGGCGCATCTGGGCAGAAAGTATCTTCGGTAAAGGCAGCACTTTCTACTTTACTTTACCGATACCGCTAGAGTAA
- a CDS encoding Uma2 family endonuclease — MYNQARFLNLSVDEYLKLELESFARHEYIAGQVYPILGETQVEKIITENIFTRLRTHLYSTDFRIFSSTMKLKIEPLNIFYYPDIFVIANQQDRGKFFKTQPCLIVEVISPITERIDRNEKLMNYRHIDSLHEYVLVYKSQIRVDIYRKNNQNNWFLEVLKSPRDFIKFSSVDLTMLIAESYEDVEFNTNSLGI, encoded by the coding sequence ATGTACAATCAAGCCCGATTTTTAAATCTTAGTGTTGATGAATACCTCAAACTTGAACTAGAAAGTTTTGCTCGCCATGAATATATTGCTGGACAAGTCTATCCAATATTGGGAGAAACCCAAGTAGAAAAAATAATTACTGAAAATATATTTACTAGGTTACGTACGCATTTATATAGTACAGATTTTCGGATTTTTTCATCAACGATGAAATTAAAAATTGAACCATTAAATATTTTTTACTATCCAGATATATTTGTGATTGCTAATCAACAAGACAGAGGAAAATTTTTCAAAACTCAACCTTGTTTGATAGTGGAAGTTATTTCACCCATTACGGAACGCATAGACCGTAACGAGAAATTAATGAATTATCGGCATATAGACAGTTTACACGAGTATGTATTAGTCTATAAATCCCAGATTAGGGTTGATATTTACCGTAAAAATAATCAAAATAATTGGTTTTTGGAAGTTTTGAAATCTCCTCGGGATTTTATTAAATTTTCATCTGTAGATTTAACAATGCTGATAGCAGAATCTTACGAAGATGTAGAATTTAATACAAATTCACTTGGAATTTAG
- a CDS encoding response regulator, whose amino-acid sequence MTTKATKKILFIDDEPYMQYIVKACLEKFAGWEVVVAKSGLEGLIKAEIEKPDAILLDGMMPEMNGIICLQKLQLNPKTQSLPVIFLTAKWSLTEPHRFLELGAVGAIAKPFDPLTLVTKMTKILGWNVENLKA is encoded by the coding sequence ATGACAACCAAAGCAACCAAAAAAATTCTCTTTATTGATGACGAACCCTATATGCAATACATCGTGAAAGCCTGCCTGGAAAAATTTGCAGGTTGGGAGGTAGTAGTAGCGAAATCGGGTTTGGAAGGATTAATCAAGGCAGAGATAGAGAAACCAGATGCTATCCTTCTTGATGGAATGATGCCCGAAATGAATGGCATTATTTGCCTGCAAAAACTACAATTAAATCCCAAAACTCAGTCACTTCCAGTCATATTTTTAACTGCAAAATGGAGCTTGACCGAGCCACATCGGTTTTTAGAATTGGGTGCAGTGGGGGCGATCGCTAAACCATTTGACCCTCTCACCCTAGTCACAAAAATGACAAAAATTCTTGGTTGGAATGTAGAAAATTTAAAGGCATAA
- a CDS encoding response regulator, with the protein MTAKSILLIDDEKHLSTVIQACLEKLGGWTVLKASSGSEGLRKAEAEHPDAILLDVMMPDIDGVTLLHKLQENPTTRAIPVVLLTAKVQQNNYKQYSLLRIAGVIAKPFDPLRLADQVAEALNWK; encoded by the coding sequence ATGACGGCAAAGAGCATTCTATTAATTGACGATGAAAAGCATCTGTCTACGGTAATTCAGGCTTGTCTGGAAAAATTGGGCGGTTGGACAGTGCTGAAAGCCTCTTCAGGTAGCGAAGGCTTACGTAAAGCTGAGGCTGAACACCCAGATGCCATTCTGCTAGATGTAATGATGCCTGATATCGATGGAGTCACCCTGCTTCACAAGCTTCAAGAAAACCCTACAACCCGAGCCATTCCAGTAGTTCTACTCACTGCTAAGGTACAGCAAAATAACTATAAACAATATTCACTGTTGCGTATTGCAGGAGTGATTGCCAAACCCTTTGACCCTTTGAGATTAGCAGATCAGGTGGCTGAAGCTCTAAATTGGAAATAG